The following proteins are encoded in a genomic region of Mycobacterium kiyosense:
- the ftsQ gene encoding cell division protein FtsQ: MSEPDEGRPAEPADHAESTEAATEPIATAAAPAQGAPPEPDEEDFEGPRRRARRERAERRAAQARATAIEHARREAKRRARGAVLPEPKPVGRGVVRGLRMLLATVALLVIGIGLGLILYFTPAMSARTIVVTGTGVVTREDVLDAAQVRIGTPLLQINTNQVADRVAAIRRVASARVQREYPSALRITIVERVPVVVKDFPDGPHLFDRDGVDFATDPPPPALPYIEVDNPGPTDPATLAALKVLLALRPEVASQVGRIAAPSVSSITLTLSDGRVVIWGTTDRADEKAEKLAALLTQPGRTYDVSSPDLPTVK; the protein is encoded by the coding sequence GTGAGCGAGCCCGACGAGGGCCGCCCCGCCGAACCGGCGGACCACGCAGAATCCACCGAAGCGGCCACCGAGCCGATCGCGACCGCGGCCGCACCCGCCCAGGGCGCGCCGCCGGAACCCGACGAAGAGGATTTCGAGGGGCCGCGGCGGCGCGCCCGGCGGGAACGTGCCGAGCGCCGCGCGGCGCAGGCCCGCGCCACCGCGATCGAGCATGCCCGCCGCGAGGCCAAGCGCCGGGCCCGCGGCGCTGTACTGCCCGAGCCGAAACCCGTTGGGCGCGGGGTGGTTCGGGGCCTGAGGATGCTGCTGGCCACGGTGGCGCTGCTGGTGATCGGGATCGGGCTGGGACTGATCCTGTACTTCACGCCGGCGATGTCGGCGCGCACCATCGTGGTCACCGGGACCGGCGTGGTGACCCGGGAGGACGTGCTGGACGCCGCACAGGTGCGCATCGGGACGCCGTTGTTGCAGATCAACACCAATCAGGTCGCCGACCGGGTGGCCGCGATCCGCCGCGTCGCCAGCGCCCGGGTGCAGCGCGAGTATCCGTCCGCGCTGCGCATCACCATCGTGGAGCGAGTTCCGGTGGTGGTGAAGGACTTTCCGGACGGTCCACACCTGTTCGACCGGGATGGCGTCGACTTCGCGACGGACCCGCCGCCGCCGGCTCTGCCGTATATAGAGGTCGACAATCCCGGGCCGACCGACCCGGCCACGCTGGCCGCGCTCAAGGTGTTGCTGGCGCTGCGTCCCGAGGTCGCCAGTCAGGTGGGGCGCATCGCGGCGCCGTCGGTGTCCTCGATCACGCTCACGCTGTCCGACGGGCGGGTGGTGATCTGGGGGACCACCGACCGGGCCGACGAGAAAGCCGAGAAGCTGGCGGCGCTGCTCACCCAGCCGGGGCGTACCTATGACGTGTCCAGCCCGGACCTGCCGACGGTCAAGTAG
- a CDS encoding laccase domain protein: MSVRIRRVTTTRAGGVSKPPFDSFNLGDHVGDDPKAVAANRARLAAAVGLPDRRLVWMQQVHGVQVEVVDGPRDTAVADSDGVVTATPGLALVVLTADCVPVLLADARAGVVGAVHAGRVGAQRGVVARAVEAMQGLGAHPGDISALLGPAASGARYEVPAAMADEVEATLPGSRTTTAAGTAGLDLRAGIACQLRALGVTSIEVDPRCTIADQTLFSHRRGAPTGRLASLVWME, from the coding sequence GTGAGTGTTCGCATCCGCCGGGTGACCACCACCCGGGCGGGCGGCGTGTCGAAACCGCCGTTCGACAGCTTCAACCTCGGCGACCACGTCGGTGACGACCCGAAAGCCGTCGCGGCCAACCGGGCCCGGCTGGCCGCGGCCGTCGGGCTGCCGGACCGGCGGCTGGTGTGGATGCAGCAGGTGCACGGTGTGCAGGTGGAGGTGGTCGACGGGCCACGTGACACCGCTGTCGCGGACAGCGACGGCGTGGTGACCGCCACACCGGGGCTGGCGCTGGTGGTGCTCACCGCCGACTGCGTGCCGGTACTGCTCGCCGACGCGCGGGCGGGTGTGGTGGGCGCGGTGCACGCCGGCCGGGTCGGCGCCCAACGCGGGGTGGTGGCGCGCGCGGTTGAGGCGATGCAGGGCCTCGGCGCGCACCCCGGTGACATCTCCGCGCTGCTGGGCCCGGCGGCATCCGGGGCCCGCTACGAAGTGCCGGCCGCGATGGCCGACGAGGTGGAGGCGACACTGCCAGGCAGTCGCACCACCACCGCCGCGGGCACCGCCGGGCTCGACCTACGGGCCGGGATCGCTTGCCAGCTGCGCGCATTGGGCGTCACCTCCATCGAGGTCGACCCCCGCTGCACCATTGCCGATCAAACGTTGTTCAGCCACCGGCGCGGCGCGCCCACGGGTCGGCTGGCCTCGTTGGTGTGGATGGAATGA
- the murC gene encoding UDP-N-acetylmuramate--L-alanine ligase: MTAGQLPPELARVHMVGIGGAGMSGIARILLDRGAQVSGSDAKESRGLHALRARGATIRIGHDASSLDLLEGGVTAVITTHAAIPKTNPELVEARRRGIPVLLRPVVLAKLMAGRTTLMVTGTHGKTTTTSMLIVALQHCGCDPSFAVGGELGEAGTNAHHGSGDFFVAEADESDGTLLEYTPNVAVVTNIESDHLDFYGSTDAYVGVFDSFVERLAPGGALVVCTDDPGAAALAQRSAELGIRVLRYGSSGPDLAATLVSWEQLGTEAVATIQLAPDIDPPAPQRVMRLSVPGRHMALNALGALLAAVQVGAAIDEVLDGLAGFEGVRRRFELVGSAYSVRVYDDYAHHPTEIAATLAAVRSVVKQTGSGRSVVVFQPHLYSRTKAFAREFGQALDGADEVFVLDVYGAREQPLAGVSGASVAEHVSVPVRYLPDFSAVAQQVAAAAGPGDVIVTMGAGDVTMLGPEIVAALRARSNRSAPGPVLQ, translated from the coding sequence CCGGAATGTCGGGTATCGCCCGCATCCTGCTCGATCGCGGCGCCCAGGTGTCGGGATCGGACGCCAAGGAATCGCGCGGCCTGCACGCCTTGCGGGCCCGGGGCGCCACCATCCGCATCGGGCACGACGCGTCATCCCTGGACCTGCTGGAAGGTGGCGTCACCGCGGTCATCACCACGCACGCCGCGATCCCGAAGACCAACCCCGAGCTGGTCGAAGCCCGGCGCCGTGGCATCCCGGTGCTGTTGCGCCCCGTGGTGCTGGCCAAGCTGATGGCCGGGCGCACCACGCTGATGGTCACCGGCACCCACGGCAAGACGACCACCACGTCGATGCTGATCGTGGCGCTGCAGCACTGCGGCTGCGACCCGTCCTTCGCGGTCGGCGGGGAGCTGGGGGAGGCCGGCACCAACGCCCACCACGGCAGCGGCGACTTCTTCGTCGCCGAAGCCGACGAAAGCGACGGCACGCTGCTGGAATACACCCCCAACGTGGCGGTGGTGACCAACATCGAGTCCGATCACCTGGACTTCTACGGCAGCACCGACGCCTACGTCGGGGTGTTCGACTCGTTCGTCGAGCGGCTGGCGCCCGGCGGCGCGCTGGTGGTCTGCACCGACGACCCGGGCGCGGCGGCGCTGGCGCAGCGCAGCGCGGAGCTGGGCATCCGGGTGCTGCGGTACGGCTCGTCCGGGCCCGACCTGGCCGCGACTCTGGTGTCGTGGGAGCAGCTGGGCACCGAAGCGGTCGCAACCATCCAGTTGGCTCCCGACATCGACCCGCCGGCCCCGCAGCGGGTGATGCGGTTGTCGGTGCCGGGTCGTCACATGGCGCTCAACGCGTTGGGCGCGCTGCTGGCCGCGGTACAAGTGGGCGCCGCGATCGACGAGGTGCTGGACGGGCTGGCCGGTTTCGAGGGCGTGCGGCGTCGCTTCGAGCTGGTCGGCAGCGCCTACTCGGTGCGCGTGTACGACGACTACGCCCACCATCCCACCGAGATCGCGGCGACGCTGGCGGCGGTGCGCTCGGTGGTCAAGCAAACCGGCAGTGGACGTTCCGTTGTCGTGTTCCAGCCCCACTTGTATTCGCGGACAAAGGCCTTCGCTCGTGAATTCGGCCAGGCACTGGACGGCGCGGACGAAGTGTTCGTGCTCGACGTCTACGGGGCGCGCGAGCAACCGCTGGCCGGGGTGAGCGGTGCCAGCGTCGCCGAGCACGTCAGCGTGCCGGTGCGCTACCTGCCGGACTTCTCGGCGGTCGCCCAGCAGGTGGCCGCCGCGGCCGGCCCGGGCGACGTCATCGTCACCATGGGTGCCGGCGACGTGACGATGCTCGGGCCCGAGATCGTCGCCGCGCTGCGGGCGCGGTCCAATCGCAGCGCACCCGGGCCGGTGTTGCAGTGA
- the wag31 gene encoding cell wall synthesis protein Wag31, translating to MPLTPADVHNVAFSKPPIGKRGYNEDEVDAFLDLVENELTRLIEENADLRQRIAELDEELASGGGSGAAAPTVAQPIQAFEAEPEPVKAAPAPAPATSSNEEQAMKAARVLSLAQDTADRLTSTAKAESDKMLADARANADQILSEARHTAETTVAEARQRADAMLADATARSEAQLRQAQEKADALQADAERKHSEIMGTINQQRTVLEGRLGRLRTFEREYRTRLKTYLESQLEELGQRGSAAPVDSSADSGGFDQFNRGN from the coding sequence ATGCCGCTTACACCTGCCGACGTCCACAATGTGGCGTTCAGTAAGCCGCCCATCGGCAAACGCGGGTACAACGAAGATGAAGTTGACGCCTTCCTTGACCTGGTGGAGAACGAGCTGACCCGGCTGATCGAGGAGAACGCCGATCTGCGTCAGCGGATCGCCGAGTTGGACGAGGAGCTGGCCTCCGGTGGTGGCAGCGGCGCTGCCGCGCCGACCGTCGCGCAGCCGATCCAGGCCTTCGAGGCCGAGCCCGAGCCCGTCAAGGCGGCCCCGGCCCCGGCACCCGCGACCTCCTCCAACGAGGAACAAGCGATGAAGGCCGCTCGGGTGCTGAGTCTGGCGCAGGACACGGCGGACCGGCTGACCAGCACGGCCAAGGCCGAGTCGGACAAGATGCTGGCCGACGCCCGCGCCAACGCCGACCAGATCCTCAGCGAGGCCCGGCACACCGCCGAGACCACCGTCGCCGAGGCGCGCCAGCGCGCCGACGCGATGCTCGCCGATGCCACGGCCCGCTCCGAGGCGCAGTTGCGCCAGGCGCAGGAGAAGGCCGACGCGTTGCAGGCCGACGCCGAACGTAAGCACTCCGAGATCATGGGCACCATCAACCAGCAGCGCACCGTGCTGGAAGGCCGCCTCGGCAGGCTGCGGACATTCGAACGCGAGTACCGCACCCGTCTGAAGACCTACCTGGAATCCCAGTTGGAGGAGCTCGGCCAGCGCGGGTCGGCGGCCCCGGTCGACTCCAGCGCCGATTCCGGCGGGTTCGACCAGTTCAACCGCGGTAACTGA
- the ftsZ gene encoding cell division protein FtsZ — translation MMTPPHNYLAVIKVVGIGGGGVNAVNRMIEQGLKGVEFIAINTDAQALLMSDADVKLDVGRDSTRGLGAGADPEVGKKAAEDAKEEIEELLRGADMVFVTAGEGGGTGTGGAPVVANIARKLGALTVGVVTRPFSFEGKRRSNQAENGIAALRESCDTLIVIPNDRLLQMGDAAVSLMDAFRSADEVLLNGVQGITDLITTPGLINVDFADVKGIMSGAGTALMGIGSARGEGRSLKAAEIAINSPLLEASMEGAQGVLMSIAGGSDLGLFEINEAASLVQDAAHQDANIIFGTVIDDSLGDEVRVTVIAAGFDAGPGRKPVTGTETGGAHRIETAKAGKLTSTLFEPVDAVSVPVHTNGATLSIGGDDDDVDVPPFMRR, via the coding sequence ATGATGACCCCCCCACATAACTATCTGGCCGTCATCAAGGTCGTGGGCATTGGTGGTGGCGGCGTCAACGCCGTCAACCGGATGATCGAACAGGGCCTCAAGGGCGTGGAGTTCATCGCGATCAACACCGATGCGCAGGCTTTGCTGATGAGCGACGCCGACGTCAAGCTCGACGTCGGCCGCGACTCCACGCGCGGACTGGGCGCCGGCGCCGACCCCGAGGTCGGCAAGAAGGCCGCCGAGGACGCCAAGGAGGAGATCGAGGAGCTGCTGCGCGGCGCCGACATGGTGTTCGTCACCGCCGGCGAGGGCGGCGGCACCGGCACCGGCGGCGCGCCCGTGGTGGCCAACATCGCCCGCAAACTCGGGGCCTTGACCGTCGGGGTGGTCACACGCCCGTTCTCCTTCGAGGGCAAGCGGCGCAGCAACCAGGCCGAGAACGGCATCGCCGCGCTGCGCGAAAGCTGCGACACGCTGATCGTGATCCCCAACGACCGGCTGCTGCAGATGGGTGACGCCGCGGTATCGCTGATGGACGCGTTCCGCAGCGCCGACGAGGTGCTGCTCAACGGTGTCCAGGGCATCACCGACCTGATCACCACACCGGGCTTGATCAACGTCGACTTCGCCGACGTCAAGGGCATCATGTCGGGTGCGGGCACCGCGCTGATGGGCATCGGGTCGGCGCGCGGCGAGGGACGGTCGCTCAAGGCGGCCGAGATCGCCATCAACTCGCCGCTGCTGGAAGCCTCGATGGAGGGCGCGCAGGGCGTGCTGATGTCCATTGCCGGCGGCAGCGACCTGGGCCTGTTCGAGATCAACGAGGCGGCCTCGCTGGTGCAGGACGCCGCGCATCAAGACGCCAACATCATCTTCGGCACCGTGATCGACGACTCGCTGGGCGACGAGGTGCGGGTCACCGTCATCGCCGCGGGCTTCGACGCCGGCCCCGGCCGCAAGCCGGTCACCGGCACCGAGACCGGCGGCGCCCACCGCATCGAGACGGCCAAGGCCGGCAAGCTCACCTCGACGTTGTTCGAGCCGGTCGACGCCGTCAGCGTCCCGGTGCACACCAACGGGGCGACCTTGAGCATCGGCGGCGATGACGATGACGTCGACGTGCCGCCCTTCATGCGCCGCTAG
- a CDS encoding UPF0001 protein, which produces MTAVAVDTPVRGDSGDRQTELTRALAAVRSRLAAAAAAAGRSVGDIELLPITKFFPATDVAILSRLGCRAVGESRDQEATAKITEVNRLLAAAAHDGGARDLQWHMVGQIQRKKARSVARWAHTAHSIDGPQLVSALDRAATGALAEHRRERPLRVYVQVSLDGDDSRGGVDVGDPGAVDRICAQVQHAQGLELVGLMGIPPLDWDPEQAFDRLQSEHQRVLRQFPEAVGLSAGMSGDLEIAVKHGSTCVRVGTALLGQRRLRSP; this is translated from the coding sequence ATGACCGCGGTGGCAGTGGACACCCCCGTGCGGGGGGACAGTGGCGATCGGCAGACGGAGTTGACGCGGGCCCTGGCCGCGGTGCGCTCGCGGCTCGCGGCGGCCGCCGCGGCGGCGGGCCGCAGCGTCGGCGACATCGAGTTACTCCCGATCACCAAGTTCTTCCCGGCCACCGACGTCGCGATTCTGTCCCGGCTGGGGTGCCGGGCCGTCGGCGAGTCCCGGGACCAGGAGGCCACGGCGAAGATCACCGAAGTTAACCGGCTGCTGGCCGCCGCCGCCCACGACGGCGGCGCGCGGGACCTGCAGTGGCACATGGTGGGCCAGATCCAGCGCAAGAAAGCCCGATCGGTGGCGCGCTGGGCGCACACCGCCCACTCGATCGACGGGCCGCAGCTGGTGAGCGCGCTCGACAGGGCAGCCACCGGCGCCCTGGCCGAGCATCGCCGCGAGCGTCCGCTGCGGGTCTACGTCCAGGTGAGCCTGGACGGCGACGACTCACGCGGCGGTGTGGATGTCGGCGACCCCGGCGCGGTGGATCGGATTTGCGCCCAGGTGCAGCACGCGCAGGGCTTGGAACTGGTCGGTTTGATGGGCATCCCGCCGCTGGACTGGGACCCCGAACAGGCCTTTGACCGGCTGCAATCGGAGCATCAGCGGGTACTGCGGCAGTTCCCCGAGGCGGTCGGGCTGTCCGCCGGCATGTCCGGCGACCTGGAAATCGCCGTCAAACATGGTTCGACGTGTGTGCGTGTCGGTACCGCGCTATTGGGCCAACGGCGGTTACGGTCACCGTGA
- the PE8_1 gene encoding PE family protein (frameshifted, deletion at around 2579479): MSALQAAQFAAYGSWYQQVSAQAKAVHQQLVNTLGANANAYGETEAANQSAAGSQSLSGLSNAASGAAATPAATTPDDSIIGTPFNYFQNVGAAASDFIALGQGQFLPGSVSWNPAMADLPPLGLAAAPELPAPAVAGAPVAASVGEAASLAGMSVPPSWAAAGVPAAGVTPATLTGAGWTSPTGHAAPITTVPAGVPSMASAGRSNAGFGAPRYGLRPIVMPKPTVV; this comes from the coding sequence GTGTCCGCGCTGCAGGCCGCGCAGTTCGCCGCCTACGGCTCCTGGTATCAGCAGGTCAGCGCGCAAGCCAAAGCCGTGCATCAGCAGTTGGTCAACACCTTGGGGGCCAATGCGAACGCGTACGGCGAGACCGAGGCGGCCAATCAGAGCGCGGCGGGCTCGCAATCGCTGTCCGGCCTGAGCAACGCGGCATCCGGGGCGGCCGCCACCCCGGCGGCGACAACGCCCGACGACTCGATCATCGGTACTCCCTTCAACTACTTCCAGAACGTCGGCGCGGCTGCGTCGGACTTCATCGCACTCGGCCAGGGGCAGTTCCTGCCGGGTTCGGTGAGCTGGAATCCCGCGATGGCCGACCTCCCGCCGTTGGGCCTCGCCGCGGCGCCCGAGTTGCCGGCGCCGGCCGTGGCCGGCGCGCCGGTAGCCGCGAGCGTCGGCGAGGCTGCGTCGCTCGCCGGGATGTCGGTGCCGCCGAGCTGGGCGGCGGCCGGCGTGCCTGCGGCCGGTGTTACGCCCGCAACGCTGACCGGCGCGGGCTGGACCAGCCCCACGGGGCACGCGGCGCCGATAACGACGGTGCCCGCCGGCGTGCCGTCCATGGCGTCGGCCGGGCGTTCGAATGCCGGGTTCGGGGCGCCGCGCTACGGACTCAGACCGATCGTGATGCCCAAGCCGACCGTTGTCTGA
- the sepF gene encoding cell division protein SepF, which translates to MNSHSSHTFITDNKYPRLEGVVRMSTLHKVKAYFGMAPMEEYDDEYYDDRAPSRGYSRPRFDDEYGRYEGREYDDPRRDPRAELRGEPADYPPPSSYRGGYPDEGRFATGGFDRPDLGRPRLGSWLGRGGATRGALAMDPRRMAMMFEEGHPLSKITTLRPKDYSEARTIGERFRDGTPVIMDLVSMDNADAKRLVDFAAGLAFALRGSFDKVATKVFLLSPADVDVSPEERRRIAETGFYAYQ; encoded by the coding sequence GTGAATAGTCACTCGAGTCACACCTTCATCACAGACAACAAATATCCCAGGCTAGAAGGGGTCGTACGGATGAGCACACTGCACAAGGTCAAGGCCTACTTCGGTATGGCTCCGATGGAGGAATACGACGACGAGTATTACGACGACCGAGCGCCGTCACGCGGGTATTCGCGGCCCCGGTTCGACGACGAATACGGTCGTTACGAAGGACGCGAATACGACGATCCGCGTCGCGACCCGCGCGCAGAGCTGCGCGGGGAGCCCGCGGACTACCCGCCGCCGAGCAGCTACCGCGGCGGCTACCCCGATGAGGGGCGCTTCGCAACGGGCGGGTTCGACCGTCCGGACCTGGGCCGGCCGCGGCTGGGATCGTGGCTGGGACGCGGCGGTGCCACCCGTGGCGCGCTGGCGATGGACCCGCGCCGGATGGCGATGATGTTCGAGGAAGGACACCCGCTGTCGAAGATCACCACGCTGCGGCCCAAGGACTACAGCGAGGCGCGCACCATCGGCGAGCGCTTCCGCGACGGCACCCCGGTCATCATGGACCTGGTGTCGATGGACAACGCCGACGCCAAGCGGTTGGTCGACTTCGCCGCCGGCCTGGCCTTCGCGTTGCGCGGGTCGTTCGACAAGGTGGCCACCAAAGTGTTCCTGCTTTCACCCGCGGACGTCGACGTATCCCCGGAGGAGCGGCGCCGGATCGCCGAAACCGGCTTCTACGCATACCAATAA
- a CDS encoding hypothetical protein (frameshifted, deletion at around 2578853) — MLADALASYRGTPGLLVLGLARGGVPVAWEVATALGAELDVFLVRKLGVPFQPELAMGALASGGRVVMNDDVVAHLHISDEQVRAVIDAETVELERRERVYRDGRPVADPRGRVVILVDDGIATGASMLAAVRAVRTAGAQQVVVAVPVGPQSACRMLAREADDVVCATRPADFDAVGQVYADFHQVSDDEVRELLATPR; from the coding sequence GTGCTGGCCGACGCCTTGGCCTCCTACCGCGGAACACCCGGCCTACTGGTCCTCGGGCTGGCCCGGGGCGGCGTCCCGGTCGCGTGGGAGGTGGCCACGGCGCTGGGCGCCGAACTGGACGTTTTCCTGGTACGCAAGCTGGGCGTGCCGTTCCAGCCGGAATTGGCGATGGGCGCGCTGGCAAGTGGCGGCCGGGTGGTGATGAACGACGACGTGGTGGCCCACCTGCACATCAGCGACGAGCAGGTGCGCGCGGTGATCGACGCCGAGACCGTCGAACTCGAGCGGCGAGAGCGCGTCTACCGGGATGGGCGGCCGGTGGCCGACCCGCGCGGCAGGGTGGTGATCCTGGTCGACGACGGCATCGCCACCGGCGCCAGCATGCTGGCCGCGGTGCGGGCCGTGCGCACTGCCGGGGCGCAGCAGGTGGTGGTCGCGGTGCCCGTCGGGCCGCAGTCAGCCTGCCGCATGCTGGCGCGTGAAGCCGATGACGTGGTGTGCGCAACGCGGCCCGCGGACTTCGACGCGGTCGGCCAGGTTTATGCCGATTTCCACCAGGTCAGCGACGACGAAGTTCGCGAGCTGCTGGCCACGCCCCGCTGA
- the PPE43 gene encoding PPE family protein PPE43: MAFDFGALPPEINSTRMYTGPGAAPMMAAAAAYSNLAAELSCTATAAESVISTLTDDEWRGPSAATMATAAAPYVQWLQTTSASMQHAAEQAIASAAAYEAAYAMTVSPAAVAANRAQLAALVATNILGQNTPAIAALEALYGEMWAQDAAAMYGYAGSSALAARLTALTTPTPAAGAGALGAPSAAAAQTAGTSAGLPALVSSMPNAVQSLANPAAAAPASALGDFFSDSLVQNIPNGIIDMASWNGFNAIVTAVLYSHTFDAGLIGSQIPPELGAIGIGPAQMAAGLGSGGASAAPVSAVAAQAATVGKLSVPAAWSAATPAAPAAASLAGSGWAVPAEEGAGVTNVAAGMPAYASAGRGGYGAGPRYGIKPTVMPRQVLV, from the coding sequence ATGGCTTTTGATTTTGGCGCGCTGCCCCCGGAGATCAATTCGACCCGCATGTACACCGGTCCGGGAGCGGCCCCGATGATGGCCGCCGCCGCGGCCTACAGCAACCTCGCCGCCGAACTGAGCTGCACGGCCACGGCCGCCGAGTCGGTGATCTCGACGTTGACCGACGACGAATGGCGTGGCCCGTCCGCGGCGACCATGGCCACCGCCGCCGCACCCTACGTGCAATGGCTGCAAACCACCTCGGCGTCGATGCAGCACGCGGCCGAGCAGGCGATTGCGTCGGCGGCCGCCTACGAGGCCGCGTACGCGATGACGGTGTCGCCGGCGGCCGTCGCGGCCAACCGCGCCCAGCTGGCGGCGCTTGTCGCCACCAACATCCTGGGGCAGAACACGCCGGCGATCGCGGCCCTCGAAGCGCTCTACGGCGAGATGTGGGCCCAGGACGCCGCCGCGATGTACGGCTACGCCGGATCGTCGGCGCTGGCCGCGCGGTTGACCGCGCTGACCACGCCGACGCCGGCAGCCGGCGCGGGTGCCCTCGGCGCACCGAGCGCCGCGGCCGCTCAGACCGCCGGCACCTCGGCCGGGCTACCGGCGTTGGTGTCCAGCATGCCGAATGCTGTTCAGTCACTGGCCAATCCGGCGGCGGCCGCGCCGGCGTCGGCCCTCGGCGACTTCTTCAGCGACAGCCTGGTGCAGAACATCCCCAACGGCATTATCGACATGGCATCGTGGAACGGCTTCAATGCGATCGTTACCGCCGTGCTGTACTCGCACACCTTCGATGCGGGCCTGATCGGCAGCCAAATCCCACCGGAGCTGGGCGCCATCGGGATCGGGCCGGCTCAGATGGCCGCGGGCCTGGGTTCCGGGGGCGCGAGTGCCGCGCCGGTGTCCGCGGTGGCCGCCCAGGCGGCTACGGTCGGCAAGCTCTCGGTGCCTGCCGCGTGGTCGGCGGCCACGCCGGCCGCCCCGGCCGCTGCGTCATTGGCCGGTTCGGGCTGGGCGGTGCCGGCGGAGGAGGGAGCCGGGGTGACCAACGTGGCCGCCGGCATGCCGGCCTACGCCTCGGCCGGCCGCGGTGGCTACGGTGCCGGCCCGCGCTACGGGATCAAGCCGACGGTGATGCCCCGGCAGGTGCTCGTGTGA